The DNA sequence TAAAATCAACTTCTTGATTTTGTCCTTGCTCTAAAAATTTAAACTTTAATTCTGCTATATCTATCATTTTTCCTCCTGGTGCTAAAAATTTCTGTCCCTTTTATTATTGTAATACTATTAAAACTATTTAATTACATCTATCACAAGGATCACTTTTCCCTGATTCTTGTATTGTTCCTGAAAGTATATTTTTACTTTTACTTAATGCTGAACAATTCTTAGTTGTATGATATGATTTTCCTTTGGGAGTCCAATAAACTATGCCTTCTTTATTATTTGATACGACTTGATTACTTTGAGCATTTTTATTAGAGTTAATTTTATTTTGTGGATTTTTTAAAGAGCTATCATTGGTATTACCTTGATTATACCCCTTCTCATTTCCACTTTTATAACTTCCTTTGTTACAATTTACTTTTAATCCATTTCCAGTTGATGTAAATACTATATCTCCACATTCATCACTTCTATGAACTTCTATATTCCTACTTTTTAATGTGTCCATAGTTTCTTTATGCGGATGACCATACTTGTTGTCTTTTCCGGCCATTATTACTGCATATTCAGGCTTAACCTTGTCTATAAATGTTTTAGTTGAACTACTATGAGAACCATGGTGTCCTACCTTCAACAAGTCTACATCTTCTGCATTTATTTTTGCTTCTATATCAGCTTCTGCATCTCCCATTAATAATACTTTATCATTACCATTTATATATTCTAATACTATAGAATTATTATTTGGATCATCTGTATTTGCAACAGATAAAACTTTAAACTTAGATGTACCTAGTTCAAACTCACTATTTAATAAAGGTACACTAGGATGTAATCCTCGATTGGCTATTGATTTTATGAAATCTGTATATGTTTTTGTATTTGCATCACCATTACTTACATACACATTCTTTACTGGAATTGCATTTATAACTGCATCAAGCCCTCCTATATGATCGGCATGAGGATGAGTTGCAAATACATATTCTAATTCGTTTACTCCTTGATTTTTTAAATATTTTACAACAGTTCCTTCATCATCATTATCTCCACCATCTATAAGTGCTGCTTTATCACCTTGTTTTATAAGTATTGCATCACTATTTCCAGTATCTATAAAATGTAATTGTGCTTTTTTAGAATCAGTATTTTTAGTTTCACTTTCTTGATTGTATGATTTTACTTGAGTGTTACTTTTTACTTCCTTAGAATCATTGCTTGTACATCCTGCCATAGAAACTATTACAAATGTAGCTATGAATGATGTTATTATTTTTTTTATATTTCTTGAAATATTCATAAAAGTTCCTTTCTTTTGTAATTTTGTCGTATATTATTGTAACATATTGTTTTTAAATATCAATAAAAGAAGTCTACATTTTTATGTAGACTTCTTTTATTGATATTTATTATTTTACTTTAAGCAATGCATATAATCTTTGACTTCACTACCTTTTACAACATATCCTTGACCTTTAGAACAAAATATTGAATTAGATGTATATTCAATGTCACTATCTTTTACATATCCTTTTAAACTTAAAACTTCTTCTGTATTATGACAAGGTCTATATTCACCAAATACAAAACTTATATTACTGTTTCCTTTTGTAAAACTTAACAATTCTAATGGATAATCCATAAATGTAGAAACAGGCCCTATTCCTTCAACTATACATAAGTCTTGTTTCATTAGTGGATCTTCAAATTCTCCATGTAACTTTTGAATATCTGACATAACTTTGCCCAAATAATTAGAATCAATTTCAATTTTAAATCTATAATATGGTTCTAGTAGTTCATTTTCAACTTGTTCTAACCCCTGTCTTAAAGCTCTAAATGTAGCTTCTCTAAAATCTCCTCCACTAGTGTGTTTTTTATGAGCTCTACCTGTAATTAATGTTATTTCCATATCAGTTATTGGAAATCCACCTAATATTCCTTTATGTTCTTTTTCAAAAATGTGTGTTTTTACTAAATTTTGATGACCTATCGATAGCTCATCTACATGTGCAATACTTTTAAATTTTACACCCTCATTTGCATTTAAAGGTTCTAATTTCAAATGTACTTCACTA is a window from the Paraclostridium sordellii genome containing:
- a CDS encoding ComEC/Rec2 family competence protein, with the translated sequence MNISRNIKKIITSFIATFVIVSMAGCTSNDSKEVKSNTQVKSYNQESETKNTDSKKAQLHFIDTGNSDAILIKQGDKAALIDGGDNDDEGTVVKYLKNQGVNELEYVFATHPHADHIGGLDAVINAIPVKNVYVSNGDANTKTYTDFIKSIANRGLHPSVPLLNSEFELGTSKFKVLSVANTDDPNNNSIVLEYINGNDKVLLMGDAEADIEAKINAEDVDLLKVGHHGSHSSSTKTFIDKVKPEYAVIMAGKDNKYGHPHKETMDTLKSRNIEVHRSDECGDIVFTSTGNGLKVNCNKGSYKSGNEKGYNQGNTNDSSLKNPQNKINSNKNAQSNQVVSNNKEGIVYWTPKGKSYHTTKNCSALSKSKNILSGTIQESGKSDPCDRCN